A DNA window from Synergistales bacterium contains the following coding sequences:
- a CDS encoding transporter substrate-binding domain-containing protein: MSKAFASRVCRIVLMALVIGALALGGTAQAAESRLDTILDRGVLRVGTTGDYKPFTFYDEDTGEHEGIDIEMARSLADALGVELKLVRTTWGTLIDGILEDKYDVAMGGISIRLSRQAKVFFTIPYLETGKAPITLDENVERFQTIEQIDRPDVRVIVNPGGTNERFARENFDEAEIILHDSNVTIFEEIVKGNADLMITDAVETLVQERLHPELEAVHPHDPFTFTEFGYILPRGDVVFKEWLDLWLHTSMETGEFEEIFEKHVGGN; encoded by the coding sequence ATGAGCAAAGCATTCGCGAGCAGAGTATGTCGTATTGTCCTGATGGCCCTGGTGATCGGGGCCCTCGCTCTGGGAGGGACGGCGCAGGCTGCGGAATCGAGGCTGGACACCATCCTCGACAGAGGGGTGCTCCGCGTGGGGACCACGGGGGATTACAAACCCTTTACCTTCTACGACGAGGATACCGGGGAGCACGAGGGCATCGATATCGAGATGGCCCGTTCCCTGGCCGATGCGCTGGGCGTGGAACTGAAGTTGGTCAGGACCACATGGGGCACCCTCATCGACGGCATCCTGGAGGACAAGTACGATGTGGCCATGGGGGGCATCTCCATCCGGCTCTCCAGACAGGCGAAGGTATTTTTCACCATCCCCTACCTGGAAACAGGCAAGGCGCCGATCACCCTCGACGAGAATGTCGAGAGGTTCCAGACTATCGAACAGATCGACCGCCCCGACGTGCGGGTCATCGTGAATCCCGGCGGTACCAACGAGCGCTTCGCCAGGGAGAACTTCGACGAAGCGGAGATCATCCTGCACGACAGCAATGTGACCATCTTCGAGGAGATCGTCAAGGGGAATGCCGATCTGATGATCACCGACGCCGTGGAAACCCTGGTGCAGGAGCGGCTGCATCCCGAACTGGAGGCGGTCCATCCCCACGACCCCTTCACCTTCACGGAATTCGGCTACATCCTCCCCAGGGGCGATGTGGTCTTCAAGGAATGGCTGGACCTCTGGCTCCACACATCCATGGAGACCGGCGAGTTCGAGGAGATCTTCGAGAAGCACGTGGGCGGAAACTAG